From one Malus sylvestris chromosome 1, drMalSylv7.2, whole genome shotgun sequence genomic stretch:
- the LOC126620705 gene encoding dual specificity protein kinase YAK1 homolog isoform X1, translating into MDEFSPSPQSKDSAASSWRPGQLAFSPYSTQSEAANNKSQCLRVLVRRPFVARLTKDIVETYQICNPHFKYSEELNPKRYLTTPSSGVLNDGYDNVNSDLILTVNFVLVNLDTQRRYIVKDVLGHGTFGQVAKCLVPQTNSFVAVKIIKNQPAYYQQALVEVSILTTLNKKYDPEDKHHIVRIYDYFVCHRHLCICFELLDTNLYELIKINHFRGLSLTIVQLFSKQILHGLALLKDAGIIHCDLKPENILLCTSNSVKPAEIKIIDFGSACMEDRTVYSYIQSRYYRSPEVLLGYQYTTSIDMWSFGCIVAELFLGLPLFPGASEFDLLRRMIEILGGQPPDYVLKEAKNTSKFFKCIRSVHNMENGELSANGKSAYQALTEAEYEARELKRPSIGKEYFNHMNLEEIVTSYPYRKNLPKEDMVKENQIRLALVDFLRGLVEFDPAKRWSPVQASKHPFVTGEPFTCPYKPPSETPRMPVSQNIRVDHHPGGGHWFAAGLSPNIPGRNRVSIHSSPHFQVVPYAHANSYGSVGSHGSYNDGTGLGSSYGSYGDTSNIFAYYSPVGPSGMNMHAQGNLSMLGSSPDARRRIVQYSHGNGLGMSPSAGSFAPLPLGTSPSQFTPPSSYGQVSAGSPGHYGPTSPARGNCHGSPLGKMAAVSQFNRRKSWGYPGGSQTQESSSTHWQGQATDGTSSSQAEGNSQMLGSSPSHLHLSSNAGSWKQPRGGSGISAGYLAQNMPASITVGSHIQFTKTTGVSHEKAEAIQSLPDPGDWDPNYSDELLLQEDGSDVSCFTAEFSQGMHFSSAETLVGSGRFNHAPNSSTGPSFQRQNGPIQSYPHSEVGSPPPTTEPLAGYMRLSKPSHFMPHISQNSPSRLGQQYQRSNHGRPTNSRGNDWNHMKMQPPSPNFNSGGPHSPGNSSFSNGMSWGHRASHPITSIPPASRGRKDYGRIS; encoded by the exons ATGGATGAGTTTAGCCCTAGTCCTCAATCCAAAGACTCTGCTGCTTCTTCGTGGCGTCCCGGCCAGCTCGCATTTAGTCCTTATTCTACGCAGAGTGAAGCTGCCAACAACAAATCCCAATGTCTGCGTGTCCTTGTCAGGAGACCT TTTGTGGCAAGGCTAACCAAGGACATAGTTGAAACATATCAAATATGCAATCCACATTTCAAGTATTCAGAAGAATTGAATCCAAAGAGATATTTGACcaccccgtcaagtggagtactcAACGATGGCTATGATAATGTCAACTCAGATCTTATTTTGACTGTAAACTTTGTCTTGGTCAATCTAGACACACAGCGAAG ATACATTGTCAAAGATGTTCTTGGCCATGGGACTTTTGGCCAGGTTGCTAAATGCTTGGTTCCACAGACTAACAGCTTCGTAGCTGTGAAGATCATCAAAAATCAACCAGCATACTATCAACAAGCCCTGGTTGAAGTATCCATTTTGACAACG TTAAATAAGAAATATGATCCTGAGGATAAGCATCACATTGTGCgtatatatgattactttgtgTGTCATCGTCATTTGTGCATTTGCTTTGAACTGCTTGATACGAATCT GTACGAGCTTATCAAGATAAATCATTTCAGGGGACTATCCCTGACCATTGTTCAATTGTTTTCCAAACAA ATTCTACATGGGTTGGCTCTGTTAAAAGATGCTGGGATAATTCACTGTGATCTGAAGCCGGAAAACATTCTTTTGTGTACAAG CAACAGTGTTAAGCCAGCAGAAATTAAAATTATTGACTTTGGATCAGCCTGCATGGAAGATCGAACTGTTTACTCCTATATCCAG AGTCGTTACTATAGATCTCCTGAAGTTCTCCTTGGGTATCA ATATACTACTTCTATCGATATGTGGTCCTTTGGATGTATAGTCGCCGAATTGTTTCTGGGGTTGCCATTGTTCCCAGGAGCTTCAGAATTTGACCTCCTAAGGCGTATGATTGAAATACTTGG AGGGCAGCCCCCTGATTATGTACTTAAGGAGGCAAAAAACACAAGCAAGTTCTTTAAGTGCATTCGGAGTGTGCACAATATGGAGAACGGGGAACTTTCTGCAAACGGAAAAAGTGCTTATCAAGCATTAACAGAAGCAGAATATGAAGCT AGAGAATTGAAAAGGCCATCAATTGGGAAAGAGTATTTTAATCATATGAACCTTGAAGAAATTGTTACAAGCTATCCGTATAGGAAGAACTTGCCTAAGGAAGACATGGTTAAAG AAAATCAAATAAGACTAGCTTTGGTTGATTTTTTGAGGGGACTGGTTGAGTTTGATCCTGCAAAACGCTGGTCACCCGTTCAG GCTTCAAAACACCCTTTTGTTACGGGGGAGCCTTTTACATGCCCTTATAAACCTCCCTCGGAGACCCCTCGCATG CCCGTTTCTCAAAACATAAGGGTGGACCATCATCCTGGTGGTGGGCATTGGTTTGCGGCTGGTTTATCTCCGAAT ATTCCAGGCAGAAATAGGGTCTCCATTCATAGCAGCCCACATTTTCAGGTGGTGCCATATGCACATGCTAATAGCTATGGCAGTGTAGGAAGCCATGGTAGCTATAATGATGGTACTGGATTGGGAAGCAGCTATGGAAGTTATGGAGATACTAGTAATATATTTGCTTATTATTCCCCAGTTGGCCCTTCTGGGATGAACATGCATGCACAAGGTAATTTATCAATGCTTGGAAGTAGTCCGGATGCAAGACGGAGAATTGTTCAGTATTCACATGGAAATGGACTTGGTATGAGTCCTTCAGCAGGAAGCTTTGCTCCACTACCTCTAGGCACTAGTCCTTCGCAATTTACTCCGCCAAGCTCCTACGGTCAAGTTTCTGCTGGCTCTCCTGGACATTATGGTCCAACTTCTCCAGCAAGGGGCAATTGTCATGGATCACCTTTAGGAAAGATGGCTGCTGTTAGCCAGTTTAATAGACGAAAAAGTTGGGGATATCCTGGAGGTTCTCAAACTCAAGAAAGTTCATCAACACATTGGCAAGGGCAAGCTACTGATGGCACCAGTTCTAGCCAAGCTGAGGGAAACTCTCAAATGCTAGGTAGTTCACCATCACATCTGCATTTAAGCTCAAATGCTGGAAGCTGGAAGCAGCCAAGAGGAGGCAGTGGTATTTCTGCTGGGTACTTAGCCCAGAACATGCCAGCTTCCATCACAGTTGGCTCCCATATACAATTCACAAAGACCACGGGAGTGTCTCATGAAAAGGCTGAGGCTATCCAGTCATTGCCTGATCCTGGGGATTGGGATCCCAACTATAG tgatgaacttcttctGCAAGAAGATGGTTCGGATGTAAGCTGCTTTACTGCTGAGTTCAGCCAAGGCATGCATTTTAGTTCTGCAGAAACATTGGTTGGGTCCGGAAGATTTAACCATGCGCCAAATTCAAGCACGGGCCCATCCTTTCAAAG ACAAAATGGACCAATTCAATCATATCCACATTCCGAGGTGGGTAGCCCTCCTCCAACTACTGAACCACTTGCAGGATACATGCGTTTGTCAAAACCTTCTCATTTCATGCCTCACATATCACAAAATTCTCCAAGCCGCTTGGGACAGCAATATCAGCGATCAAATCATGGACGACCCACCAATTCTCGTGGTAATGATTGGAATCATATGAAGATGCAGCCCCCTTCTCCCAATTTTAACTCTGGAGGCCCACATTCTCCAGGAAATAGCTCATTCAGCAATGGCATGTCATGGG GGCATAGAGCCAGTCATCCCATCACTAGCATTCCACCTGCATCTCGAGGAAGAAAGGACTATGGAAGGATTTCTTga
- the LOC126620705 gene encoding dual specificity protein kinase YAK1 homolog isoform X2, with translation MDEFSPSPQSKDSAASSWRPGQLAFSPYSTQSEAANNKSQCLRVLVRRPFVARLTKDIVETYQICNPHFKYSEELNPKRYLTTPSSGVLNDGYDNVNSDLILTVNFVLVNLDTQRRYIVKDVLGHGTFGQVAKCLVPQTNSFVAVKIIKNQPAYYQQALVEVSILTTLNKKYDPEDKHHIVRIYDYFVCHRHLCICFELLDTNLYELIKINHFRGLSLTIVQLFSKQILHGLALLKDAGIIHCDLKPENILLCTSSVKPAEIKIIDFGSACMEDRTVYSYIQSRYYRSPEVLLGYQYTTSIDMWSFGCIVAELFLGLPLFPGASEFDLLRRMIEILGGQPPDYVLKEAKNTSKFFKCIRSVHNMENGELSANGKSAYQALTEAEYEARELKRPSIGKEYFNHMNLEEIVTSYPYRKNLPKEDMVKENQIRLALVDFLRGLVEFDPAKRWSPVQASKHPFVTGEPFTCPYKPPSETPRMPVSQNIRVDHHPGGGHWFAAGLSPNIPGRNRVSIHSSPHFQVVPYAHANSYGSVGSHGSYNDGTGLGSSYGSYGDTSNIFAYYSPVGPSGMNMHAQGNLSMLGSSPDARRRIVQYSHGNGLGMSPSAGSFAPLPLGTSPSQFTPPSSYGQVSAGSPGHYGPTSPARGNCHGSPLGKMAAVSQFNRRKSWGYPGGSQTQESSSTHWQGQATDGTSSSQAEGNSQMLGSSPSHLHLSSNAGSWKQPRGGSGISAGYLAQNMPASITVGSHIQFTKTTGVSHEKAEAIQSLPDPGDWDPNYSDELLLQEDGSDVSCFTAEFSQGMHFSSAETLVGSGRFNHAPNSSTGPSFQRQNGPIQSYPHSEVGSPPPTTEPLAGYMRLSKPSHFMPHISQNSPSRLGQQYQRSNHGRPTNSRGNDWNHMKMQPPSPNFNSGGPHSPGNSSFSNGMSWGHRASHPITSIPPASRGRKDYGRIS, from the exons ATGGATGAGTTTAGCCCTAGTCCTCAATCCAAAGACTCTGCTGCTTCTTCGTGGCGTCCCGGCCAGCTCGCATTTAGTCCTTATTCTACGCAGAGTGAAGCTGCCAACAACAAATCCCAATGTCTGCGTGTCCTTGTCAGGAGACCT TTTGTGGCAAGGCTAACCAAGGACATAGTTGAAACATATCAAATATGCAATCCACATTTCAAGTATTCAGAAGAATTGAATCCAAAGAGATATTTGACcaccccgtcaagtggagtactcAACGATGGCTATGATAATGTCAACTCAGATCTTATTTTGACTGTAAACTTTGTCTTGGTCAATCTAGACACACAGCGAAG ATACATTGTCAAAGATGTTCTTGGCCATGGGACTTTTGGCCAGGTTGCTAAATGCTTGGTTCCACAGACTAACAGCTTCGTAGCTGTGAAGATCATCAAAAATCAACCAGCATACTATCAACAAGCCCTGGTTGAAGTATCCATTTTGACAACG TTAAATAAGAAATATGATCCTGAGGATAAGCATCACATTGTGCgtatatatgattactttgtgTGTCATCGTCATTTGTGCATTTGCTTTGAACTGCTTGATACGAATCT GTACGAGCTTATCAAGATAAATCATTTCAGGGGACTATCCCTGACCATTGTTCAATTGTTTTCCAAACAA ATTCTACATGGGTTGGCTCTGTTAAAAGATGCTGGGATAATTCACTGTGATCTGAAGCCGGAAAACATTCTTTTGTGTACAAG CAGTGTTAAGCCAGCAGAAATTAAAATTATTGACTTTGGATCAGCCTGCATGGAAGATCGAACTGTTTACTCCTATATCCAG AGTCGTTACTATAGATCTCCTGAAGTTCTCCTTGGGTATCA ATATACTACTTCTATCGATATGTGGTCCTTTGGATGTATAGTCGCCGAATTGTTTCTGGGGTTGCCATTGTTCCCAGGAGCTTCAGAATTTGACCTCCTAAGGCGTATGATTGAAATACTTGG AGGGCAGCCCCCTGATTATGTACTTAAGGAGGCAAAAAACACAAGCAAGTTCTTTAAGTGCATTCGGAGTGTGCACAATATGGAGAACGGGGAACTTTCTGCAAACGGAAAAAGTGCTTATCAAGCATTAACAGAAGCAGAATATGAAGCT AGAGAATTGAAAAGGCCATCAATTGGGAAAGAGTATTTTAATCATATGAACCTTGAAGAAATTGTTACAAGCTATCCGTATAGGAAGAACTTGCCTAAGGAAGACATGGTTAAAG AAAATCAAATAAGACTAGCTTTGGTTGATTTTTTGAGGGGACTGGTTGAGTTTGATCCTGCAAAACGCTGGTCACCCGTTCAG GCTTCAAAACACCCTTTTGTTACGGGGGAGCCTTTTACATGCCCTTATAAACCTCCCTCGGAGACCCCTCGCATG CCCGTTTCTCAAAACATAAGGGTGGACCATCATCCTGGTGGTGGGCATTGGTTTGCGGCTGGTTTATCTCCGAAT ATTCCAGGCAGAAATAGGGTCTCCATTCATAGCAGCCCACATTTTCAGGTGGTGCCATATGCACATGCTAATAGCTATGGCAGTGTAGGAAGCCATGGTAGCTATAATGATGGTACTGGATTGGGAAGCAGCTATGGAAGTTATGGAGATACTAGTAATATATTTGCTTATTATTCCCCAGTTGGCCCTTCTGGGATGAACATGCATGCACAAGGTAATTTATCAATGCTTGGAAGTAGTCCGGATGCAAGACGGAGAATTGTTCAGTATTCACATGGAAATGGACTTGGTATGAGTCCTTCAGCAGGAAGCTTTGCTCCACTACCTCTAGGCACTAGTCCTTCGCAATTTACTCCGCCAAGCTCCTACGGTCAAGTTTCTGCTGGCTCTCCTGGACATTATGGTCCAACTTCTCCAGCAAGGGGCAATTGTCATGGATCACCTTTAGGAAAGATGGCTGCTGTTAGCCAGTTTAATAGACGAAAAAGTTGGGGATATCCTGGAGGTTCTCAAACTCAAGAAAGTTCATCAACACATTGGCAAGGGCAAGCTACTGATGGCACCAGTTCTAGCCAAGCTGAGGGAAACTCTCAAATGCTAGGTAGTTCACCATCACATCTGCATTTAAGCTCAAATGCTGGAAGCTGGAAGCAGCCAAGAGGAGGCAGTGGTATTTCTGCTGGGTACTTAGCCCAGAACATGCCAGCTTCCATCACAGTTGGCTCCCATATACAATTCACAAAGACCACGGGAGTGTCTCATGAAAAGGCTGAGGCTATCCAGTCATTGCCTGATCCTGGGGATTGGGATCCCAACTATAG tgatgaacttcttctGCAAGAAGATGGTTCGGATGTAAGCTGCTTTACTGCTGAGTTCAGCCAAGGCATGCATTTTAGTTCTGCAGAAACATTGGTTGGGTCCGGAAGATTTAACCATGCGCCAAATTCAAGCACGGGCCCATCCTTTCAAAG ACAAAATGGACCAATTCAATCATATCCACATTCCGAGGTGGGTAGCCCTCCTCCAACTACTGAACCACTTGCAGGATACATGCGTTTGTCAAAACCTTCTCATTTCATGCCTCACATATCACAAAATTCTCCAAGCCGCTTGGGACAGCAATATCAGCGATCAAATCATGGACGACCCACCAATTCTCGTGGTAATGATTGGAATCATATGAAGATGCAGCCCCCTTCTCCCAATTTTAACTCTGGAGGCCCACATTCTCCAGGAAATAGCTCATTCAGCAATGGCATGTCATGGG GGCATAGAGCCAGTCATCCCATCACTAGCATTCCACCTGCATCTCGAGGAAGAAAGGACTATGGAAGGATTTCTTga
- the LOC126620705 gene encoding dual specificity protein kinase YAK1 homolog isoform X3 — MDEFSPSPQSKDSAASSWRPGQLAFSPYSTQSEAANNKSQCLRVLVRRPFVARLTKDIVETYQICNPHFKYSEELNPKRYLTTPSSGVLNDGYDNVNSDLILTVNFVLVNLDTQRRYIVKDVLGHGTFGQVAKCLVPQTNSFVAVKIIKNQPAYYQQALVEVSILTTLNKKYDPEDKHHIVRIYDYFVCHRHLCICFELLDTNLYELIKINHFRGLSLTIVQLFSKQILHGLALLKDAGIIHCDLKPENILLCTSVKPAEIKIIDFGSACMEDRTVYSYIQSRYYRSPEVLLGYQYTTSIDMWSFGCIVAELFLGLPLFPGASEFDLLRRMIEILGGQPPDYVLKEAKNTSKFFKCIRSVHNMENGELSANGKSAYQALTEAEYEARELKRPSIGKEYFNHMNLEEIVTSYPYRKNLPKEDMVKENQIRLALVDFLRGLVEFDPAKRWSPVQASKHPFVTGEPFTCPYKPPSETPRMPVSQNIRVDHHPGGGHWFAAGLSPNIPGRNRVSIHSSPHFQVVPYAHANSYGSVGSHGSYNDGTGLGSSYGSYGDTSNIFAYYSPVGPSGMNMHAQGNLSMLGSSPDARRRIVQYSHGNGLGMSPSAGSFAPLPLGTSPSQFTPPSSYGQVSAGSPGHYGPTSPARGNCHGSPLGKMAAVSQFNRRKSWGYPGGSQTQESSSTHWQGQATDGTSSSQAEGNSQMLGSSPSHLHLSSNAGSWKQPRGGSGISAGYLAQNMPASITVGSHIQFTKTTGVSHEKAEAIQSLPDPGDWDPNYSDELLLQEDGSDVSCFTAEFSQGMHFSSAETLVGSGRFNHAPNSSTGPSFQRQNGPIQSYPHSEVGSPPPTTEPLAGYMRLSKPSHFMPHISQNSPSRLGQQYQRSNHGRPTNSRGNDWNHMKMQPPSPNFNSGGPHSPGNSSFSNGMSWGHRASHPITSIPPASRGRKDYGRIS; from the exons ATGGATGAGTTTAGCCCTAGTCCTCAATCCAAAGACTCTGCTGCTTCTTCGTGGCGTCCCGGCCAGCTCGCATTTAGTCCTTATTCTACGCAGAGTGAAGCTGCCAACAACAAATCCCAATGTCTGCGTGTCCTTGTCAGGAGACCT TTTGTGGCAAGGCTAACCAAGGACATAGTTGAAACATATCAAATATGCAATCCACATTTCAAGTATTCAGAAGAATTGAATCCAAAGAGATATTTGACcaccccgtcaagtggagtactcAACGATGGCTATGATAATGTCAACTCAGATCTTATTTTGACTGTAAACTTTGTCTTGGTCAATCTAGACACACAGCGAAG ATACATTGTCAAAGATGTTCTTGGCCATGGGACTTTTGGCCAGGTTGCTAAATGCTTGGTTCCACAGACTAACAGCTTCGTAGCTGTGAAGATCATCAAAAATCAACCAGCATACTATCAACAAGCCCTGGTTGAAGTATCCATTTTGACAACG TTAAATAAGAAATATGATCCTGAGGATAAGCATCACATTGTGCgtatatatgattactttgtgTGTCATCGTCATTTGTGCATTTGCTTTGAACTGCTTGATACGAATCT GTACGAGCTTATCAAGATAAATCATTTCAGGGGACTATCCCTGACCATTGTTCAATTGTTTTCCAAACAA ATTCTACATGGGTTGGCTCTGTTAAAAGATGCTGGGATAATTCACTGTGATCTGAAGCCGGAAAACATTCTTTTGTGTACAAG TGTTAAGCCAGCAGAAATTAAAATTATTGACTTTGGATCAGCCTGCATGGAAGATCGAACTGTTTACTCCTATATCCAG AGTCGTTACTATAGATCTCCTGAAGTTCTCCTTGGGTATCA ATATACTACTTCTATCGATATGTGGTCCTTTGGATGTATAGTCGCCGAATTGTTTCTGGGGTTGCCATTGTTCCCAGGAGCTTCAGAATTTGACCTCCTAAGGCGTATGATTGAAATACTTGG AGGGCAGCCCCCTGATTATGTACTTAAGGAGGCAAAAAACACAAGCAAGTTCTTTAAGTGCATTCGGAGTGTGCACAATATGGAGAACGGGGAACTTTCTGCAAACGGAAAAAGTGCTTATCAAGCATTAACAGAAGCAGAATATGAAGCT AGAGAATTGAAAAGGCCATCAATTGGGAAAGAGTATTTTAATCATATGAACCTTGAAGAAATTGTTACAAGCTATCCGTATAGGAAGAACTTGCCTAAGGAAGACATGGTTAAAG AAAATCAAATAAGACTAGCTTTGGTTGATTTTTTGAGGGGACTGGTTGAGTTTGATCCTGCAAAACGCTGGTCACCCGTTCAG GCTTCAAAACACCCTTTTGTTACGGGGGAGCCTTTTACATGCCCTTATAAACCTCCCTCGGAGACCCCTCGCATG CCCGTTTCTCAAAACATAAGGGTGGACCATCATCCTGGTGGTGGGCATTGGTTTGCGGCTGGTTTATCTCCGAAT ATTCCAGGCAGAAATAGGGTCTCCATTCATAGCAGCCCACATTTTCAGGTGGTGCCATATGCACATGCTAATAGCTATGGCAGTGTAGGAAGCCATGGTAGCTATAATGATGGTACTGGATTGGGAAGCAGCTATGGAAGTTATGGAGATACTAGTAATATATTTGCTTATTATTCCCCAGTTGGCCCTTCTGGGATGAACATGCATGCACAAGGTAATTTATCAATGCTTGGAAGTAGTCCGGATGCAAGACGGAGAATTGTTCAGTATTCACATGGAAATGGACTTGGTATGAGTCCTTCAGCAGGAAGCTTTGCTCCACTACCTCTAGGCACTAGTCCTTCGCAATTTACTCCGCCAAGCTCCTACGGTCAAGTTTCTGCTGGCTCTCCTGGACATTATGGTCCAACTTCTCCAGCAAGGGGCAATTGTCATGGATCACCTTTAGGAAAGATGGCTGCTGTTAGCCAGTTTAATAGACGAAAAAGTTGGGGATATCCTGGAGGTTCTCAAACTCAAGAAAGTTCATCAACACATTGGCAAGGGCAAGCTACTGATGGCACCAGTTCTAGCCAAGCTGAGGGAAACTCTCAAATGCTAGGTAGTTCACCATCACATCTGCATTTAAGCTCAAATGCTGGAAGCTGGAAGCAGCCAAGAGGAGGCAGTGGTATTTCTGCTGGGTACTTAGCCCAGAACATGCCAGCTTCCATCACAGTTGGCTCCCATATACAATTCACAAAGACCACGGGAGTGTCTCATGAAAAGGCTGAGGCTATCCAGTCATTGCCTGATCCTGGGGATTGGGATCCCAACTATAG tgatgaacttcttctGCAAGAAGATGGTTCGGATGTAAGCTGCTTTACTGCTGAGTTCAGCCAAGGCATGCATTTTAGTTCTGCAGAAACATTGGTTGGGTCCGGAAGATTTAACCATGCGCCAAATTCAAGCACGGGCCCATCCTTTCAAAG ACAAAATGGACCAATTCAATCATATCCACATTCCGAGGTGGGTAGCCCTCCTCCAACTACTGAACCACTTGCAGGATACATGCGTTTGTCAAAACCTTCTCATTTCATGCCTCACATATCACAAAATTCTCCAAGCCGCTTGGGACAGCAATATCAGCGATCAAATCATGGACGACCCACCAATTCTCGTGGTAATGATTGGAATCATATGAAGATGCAGCCCCCTTCTCCCAATTTTAACTCTGGAGGCCCACATTCTCCAGGAAATAGCTCATTCAGCAATGGCATGTCATGGG GGCATAGAGCCAGTCATCCCATCACTAGCATTCCACCTGCATCTCGAGGAAGAAAGGACTATGGAAGGATTTCTTga